One part of the Thermoanaerobacterium sp. CMT5567-10 genome encodes these proteins:
- a CDS encoding nucleotidyltransferase domain-containing protein: MKLDLDNRIIDSIKFIGEKYNNIDKIVIYGSRARRDNRKTSDIDIAVYCKDNYNKGAIYCDLDDINTLLKLDIVFIDDNTDKKLLDNINRDGVIIYEKQ, encoded by the coding sequence ATGAAATTAGATCTAGATAATAGAATAATAGATTCAATTAAATTTATAGGTGAAAAATATAATAATATTGATAAAATTGTAATATATGGTTCAAGAGCAAGAAGAGACAATAGAAAGACCAGTGATATAGATATTGCCGTATATTGCAAAGATAACTACAATAAAGGCGCAATTTATTGCGATTTAGATGATATAAATACTCTATTGAAACTTGATATAGTATTTATAGATGATAATACTGACAAAAAGTTATTAGATAATATTAACCGGGATGGTGTTATTATATATGAAAAGCAATAA